The sequence TCGATACGGCGAAGCCGCTCGTAGAAGGCGGGCCGGGACAGGTGCGCCCGCTGGGCGGCGACCGCCTTGTTCCGCCCGGATTCGAGATACAGCTCCAGGATGCGGGTGAGGTCGCTGCCGCGCTGGGCGTCGTACTCCAGGAGCGGGCCGAGTTCGCGTTCGACGAAGGTCTGCACGCGGGCGTCGTCGCGGAGGAGGTGCAGCAGCCCGCGCAGGCGCAGGTCGGGCAGGCGGTAGTAGAGGCGGGCCCCGGAGCCGCGCGCGGCGACGTCGGCGACCTGCTCGGCCTCCAGGAAGGAGCGGCGGACGTCGCGGATCGTCTCCACCACCGAGCCGGCCGCCATCACGGTGTCGCCGGACTGCTTGCGGATGCGGGTGGCGACCTCGGTGAGCGCGGTCTCCACGTCGGCGCGGGCGGGCAGGGAGGCCAGGACGCCGACGCGGGCGTGCGGGCCGCCCTCGTCCAGCACGCCGACGAGCGCGGCGAGGCGCGCGTCCTTGCAGGCGGCCGCGGCCGTCTCGGCGAGCTGCGACAGCTCCCCGACGGGCGGGGCGGTCCGGGACAGGGCGGGACCGCGGTGCCGGAGCACGGCGCCGAGCAGCCGGCGGCCGGACAGCGGGACACCGAGGGCGCGGGCGCGGGCCGCCGCCTCCTGCGGGTCGGAGTAGGCGTGCGCGAGGATGCGCGCGATGATCGTTCCGTGCGCCTGCCGCTCGACGCTCTCGGCGTGCCGGTCGAGGAGCCGGCCGAGGGCGAGGGTGGTGGCGGCCCGCTCGATCAGCACGGTCTCGCGCGGCGACGGCGGCGAGCCGAGGTCGACGATCAGCCGGCCCCAGTCCTCGCCCCGCGCGCCGACCATCGTGACCAGCCAGCCGGACGCCTCGTCGTAGCCGGTGCGGCGGCCGGGACGGACGGCCCGCGAGCGGGTCTCCCAGGCCGACAGCAGCTCGGCCGGGTCGGCGCCGCCGGCGTCCGCGGCGAGGACCTGGTGGGCGAGGTTCTCCAGCACCACCGGATGCCCGCCGAGCGCCGCCACCTGCCGGACGACCTCGTCGGTGGAGGCGCCCTCGACCGACAGCTGGGTGAAGATCTCGTGCAGCTGCTCGGAGGCGCGCAGCTCGGCGAACTGCTCCTGGACGATCCGGGCGTGCACCGACTCGGTGATGTCGACGAACGCGGGCTCGTGCGCCAGCACGATCACCGGCAGGCCGAACTCCTCGGCCGCGGCGATCAGCGCGGGCGGCAGCACGCTGGCGTAGCGGCGGCCGAGTTCGATCATCAGGCCGCTGACGCCGACCTCGGCGAGGTCGGCGATGTAGGCGCGCAGCCGCTCCGGCTCGTCGGGCAGCGCGATGCCGGTGGTGAGGACGAGCTCGCCGCCGTGCAGCAGGTGCGCGATGTCGGTGACCTCGGCGACGTGCACCCAGCGGACCCGGTTGGCGGTGCGGTCCGCGCCCGCGACG is a genomic window of Actinomadura citrea containing:
- a CDS encoding PucR family transcriptional regulator, giving the protein MLPTVDDVLQLDAVRRGQPHVVAGADRTANRVRWVHVAEVTDIAHLLHGGELVLTTGIALPDEPERLRAYIADLAEVGVSGLMIELGRRYASVLPPALIAAAEEFGLPVIVLAHEPAFVDITESVHARIVQEQFAELRASEQLHEIFTQLSVEGASTDEVVRQVAALGGHPVVLENLAHQVLAADAGGADPAELLSAWETRSRAVRPGRRTGYDEASGWLVTMVGARGEDWGRLIVDLGSPPSPRETVLIERAATTLALGRLLDRHAESVERQAHGTIIARILAHAYSDPQEAAARARALGVPLSGRRLLGAVLRHRGPALSRTAPPVGELSQLAETAAAACKDARLAALVGVLDEGGPHARVGVLASLPARADVETALTEVATRIRKQSGDTVMAAGSVVETIRDVRRSFLEAEQVADVAARGSGARLYYRLPDLRLRGLLHLLRDDARVQTFVERELGPLLEYDAQRGSDLTRILELYLESGRNKAVAAQRAHLSRPAFYERLRRIERVLDADLDDVESCVSFHVALLALSSVRWERS